TCGAGGTATTGGAGCGCGATCTCCGGTTCGTCCACGCGGGATTCGACCATCGCGCCGAATCCGGCCGGCGTGGCGTGGGTGATGCGCGCCGAGGTGACCAGCGCGGTGCCGATGCCGGCCCCGGCGGCGAGCCGGAGGATGGGCGTGTGCAGGCGTCCGTCGGGAGTCTGGTTGATCGCGCCGTTGTTGACCTTGAGGCCGCTGCCCCACGCCGACGAGGCGGCGGCGGAATCGGTCACGAGCGAATCGGCCGAGCAGGTGTCCATCGCCGCACGGCGCGCGCCGGGATGCTCCTGATACAGCCCGATCCAGCGCGTGCCCCGCCCCTCGAAGCAGCGCAGGTAGCGTTCGGTCATCGCGAGCGTTCCCATGCTCATGCCGTCGGCGACGAGCACGATGACATTGCGGGCGCGGCGCCGTCCACCGGAACGGGCGGCGGCCGGGGCGCTTGTTGCGGCGGATGTCGCGGCATGCAGTCCGGTCGAAAACAAAACGGAACCGGCGATGCCGGCGCGAAGAAAGTCGCGACGATTGAGCGGAGACATGAAACAACGTTCGGGCGGACAGGTGGCGGGAGCAACGCGCCTCTGTTAAGAACAGACAAATTTTGATTTGCCGCCGGAGTGGGAAAAAAGTCCTTCCGCAATAAATCGGACCGCGTCCGATGCGATGCAACCCAATGGGTTGCATCGCCAGCACGCCGGGCTCCCGGCGCGCCCGTCACGCTGCGACACCGGCGCGGCTCACCCCGGAGGAAAGGTCGCGGCTTTTGGCGCCGATTGCCGCGGGGATTTTTTCGCGCCGGTCGAGATTGTCGCGGATGCAGTTGACCAGCGCGCTGCCGACCACGGCCCCGTCGGCGTGCGCGGCCACGCCGGCGACATGCGCGCGGGTGGAGATGCCAAACCCCACGACGACGGGCAGCGCGGTGCGGGCCTTGATGCGGGCCACGGCTTGCGGGATGTCGGCGGCGAGCTGGTCGCGCACGCCGGTCACGCCTTCGCGCGAGGCGTAGTAGATGAAGCCGGTCGCGGCCTTGCCGATGATTTCGATGCGCGCATCGGGCGTGGTGGGCGCGACGATCAGCACGGTTTTCATGCCGTGGCGCTCGCAGGCGGCGGCAAATTCACCGGATTCCTCGGGCGGCAGATCGAGCACCAGCATCGCATCCAGGCCGGCCTCGCGCGCGCGGCGCACGTAGGCGTCCACCCCATGCGTGAAGACGAGATTGTAATAGGTGTAGAAAACCAGCGGCGTGCCGGGAAACTCCGCTCGCAGGCGGCGGACGAGCTTGAGCACGTCCTCGGCGGTGATGCCGGAGGCGAGGGCGCGCTGCGCGGCGAGCTGGTTGGTGAGCCCGTCGGCGAGCGGGTCCGAGAACGGCACGCCGAGCTCAAGGATGTCCACGCCGTTTTGAAGCACCGCGCGGGAGGCGGCGAGGGAGGTGTCGAAATCGGGATCGCCGGCGCAGAGATACGCGATGAAACATGCGCGATTTTCGGAACGGGCGCGGGCGAAGGTTTGTGCGATGCGATCCATGCCGCTGATAGAAGAAGTAACAAGTGACAAGTGGCAAGTGACAAGAAGACAGGCACGATTCAAAGCGGTGTCATCCCATCTTTCCTCTTTATTCTTTCTCTTTCTCTTTCTCTTTCGTCAGGAACGGGCAGGGAGAAAGAGAAAGAGAAAGAATAAAGAGGAACGATTCCGGCGGTGGCACGACTTTGCATTGCACCCCAAGAAGACGCCGCGCGCTTTGCCTGCCTCTTGTCACTTGCCACTTGTTACCTGTCACTTTTTCTACTTCAGCCTGCATTCCACCACGACGGGACGGTGGTCGGAGAGGAAGGAGCGCACCACGCGGCAGCTCGTGGCGGCGCAGCCGGGCGGAAGAAACACGAAATCGAGCAGCCGCTGCGGCAGCAGCGAGGGGTAGGTGCGGCCCGAGACCGGATAGAGCATGTAGCGGCCGTGTTGCAAAAAATACTGGAAAAGCGAGGCGGTGGCGTCGGTTTTGTGCGAGGGGTTGTTCAGGTCGCCGCACACGATGGGCGGCACGCGCCAGTCGGTGTGTCGCTCGAGGTGCTTGCGGTCGAGGTAATCCATCACCATGCCGACTTGCTTGAGCCGTCGGGCGCGGGAACGGTGGTGCAGGTGCATGTTCACAAAGGGCACGCGGCTGCCCTGCACGTCGATTTCCGCGTAAAGAAACCCTTTTTCGCCGATGGCTTTTTTCCCGAAAACGATGTTCTCGGAGTCCT
This genomic stretch from Termitidicoccus mucosus harbors:
- the trpA gene encoding tryptophan synthase subunit alpha; amino-acid sequence: MDRIAQTFARARSENRACFIAYLCAGDPDFDTSLAASRAVLQNGVDILELGVPFSDPLADGLTNQLAAQRALASGITAEDVLKLVRRLRAEFPGTPLVFYTYYNLVFTHGVDAYVRRAREAGLDAMLVLDLPPEESGEFAAACERHGMKTVLIVAPTTPDARIEIIGKAATGFIYYASREGVTGVRDQLAADIPQAVARIKARTALPVVVGFGISTRAHVAGVAAHADGAVVGSALVNCIRDNLDRREKIPAAIGAKSRDLSSGVSRAGVAA
- a CDS encoding endonuclease/exonuclease/phosphatase family protein, which gives rise to MKRSTCDGLPRPETSRFPLHGTAFPGDDFDINFHQDMPQPLRIVTYNIAHGRGLKPIQGLGSRRGMRAQIMKIGRLLRSLEPDVVAIQEIDEDSSWAGNFDQLEFLRRCAHFPYAVFGVNNRRNGLLRFNYGNAILSRHPIEDSENIVFGKKAIGEKGFLYAEIDVQGSRVPFVNMHLHHRSRARRLKQVGMVMDYLDRKHLERHTDWRVPPIVCGDLNNPSHKTDATASLFQYFLQHGRYMLYPVSGRTYPSLLPQRLLDFVFLPPGCAATSCRVVRSFLSDHRPVVVECRLK